A genomic region of Helicoverpa zea isolate HzStark_Cry1AcR chromosome 8, ilHelZeax1.1, whole genome shotgun sequence contains the following coding sequences:
- the LOC124632556 gene encoding uncharacterized protein LOC124632556 isoform X1 yields MDSKLKELVKKRASCKAKLTLFSNYLNVVLSCSRLSDLQVTELETRLDKMDLLYNDYDKIQGDIELLMEDSAEALADREAFQNQYFSLVSSAREVRRQHSERRASVLVSSVQASDNNDATQSKHSVVKLPQISLPHFDGSYQHWLEFRDTFDSLIHKNTLLDDISKFHYLRSSLKGAAALIIRSLDFNSGNYSIAWDLLTKRYNNNRLLVNNHVQSLFNVDQIEKESSKAVRHLVDSTTKNLRALTILGQPTQHWDTLIIYIMAHKLDTKTYVHWEEFRNTLSEAPTLSKFLTFLNNRADLLESVEDSEAIKNKTSNNKSNKQKSFAITSTDNNNISNKVSSSNCPMCKQSHVLFKCDSFRKLTSDVRNQKAKEYKVCLNCLNPGHSEQKCKLWARCKYCKAKHNTLLHVDKDSEPTTSSQITDNVTLTAKAIQNTTSSTVLLSTARVKVRDSSGRSHVARVLLDNGSTANFITEELCAENQMACVHRRN; encoded by the exons atggaCTCTAAACTTAAAGAATTAGTTAAGAAACGTGCAAGCTGTAAAGCTAAACTTACGCTTTTCagcaattatttaaatgtagtcCTTTCTTGTTCACGATTAAGTGATTTACAAGTAACAGAACTGGAAACCCGACTTGATAAAATGGATTTATTATACAATGACTATGATAAAATACAGGGGGATATCGAGCTGCTGATGGAGGACTCCGCCGAGGCATTGGCTGATCGCGAAGCCTTTCAAAACCAATACTTCTCCTTGGTGTCATCGGCGCGCGAGGTGCGACGTCAGCATAGCGAGCGAAGAGCCAGCGTGTTGGTGAGTTCCGTACAAGCTTCAGATAATAATGACGCCACACAGTCGAAACATAGTGTTGTGAAATTACCACAGATTAGTTTACCACATTTTGATGGAAGCTATCAGCATTGGCTCGAGTTTAGAGACACGTTTGATTCTCTTATACACAAGAACACATTGTTGGATGACATAAGTAAATTTCATTATCTGAGGTCCTCGTTAAAGGGTGCTGCTGCCTTAATTATTAGAAGCTTGGATTTTAATTCTGGTAACTACAGCATCGCCTGGGATTTATTGACGAAACGTTACAATAATAATCGTCTTTTGGTAAATAATCATGTTCAATCGTTATTTAATGTCGATCAAATAGAAAAGGAGTCCAGTAAAGCAGTACGTCATTTAGTCGATAGTACTACAAAAAATCTCAGAGCTTTAACAATTTTAGGACAACCGACGCAGCACTGGGACaccttaattatttatataatggcTCACAAATTAGATACTAAAACTTACGTTCATTGGGAAGAATTTAGAAATACGTTATCCGAGGCACCTACATTGTCtaaatttttaacttttttaaataacaggGCAGACTTGTTGGAATCAGTTGAGGACTCTGAAGCTATTAAAAACAAGACCtcaaacaataaatcaaataagcAAAAAAGTTTTGCCATAACATCaactgataataataatatttcaaataaggTTTCGAGCTCAAATTGTCCAATGTGCAAACAAagtcatgttttatttaagtgtGATAGTTTTCGAAAACTGACGTCAGATGTTCGTAATCAGAAGGCTAAAGAATACAAGGTTTGTCTTAACTGTTTAAACCCGGGCCATTCCGAACAAAAATGCAAATTGTGGGCTCGGTGCAAGTATTGTAAGGCAAAACATAATACACTGTTACACGTAGACAAAGACAGCGAGCCGACTACCAGTAGTCAAATAACAGATAATGTTACTTTAACTGCCAAAGCTATACAGAATACTACTTCGTCCACCGTATTGCTTTCCACAGCGAGGGTGAAGGTGCGCGACAGCAGCGGCCGCAGCCACGTAGCGAGGGTGCTGCTGGACAACGGCAGTACCGCAAACTTTATAACTGAGGAGCTGTGTG CAGAGAACCAGATGGCATGCGTCCACAGGCGAAATTAA
- the LOC124632556 gene encoding uncharacterized protein LOC124632556 isoform X2, whose product MDSKLKELVKKRASCKAKLTLFSNYLNVVLSCSRLSDLQVTELETRLDKMDLLYNDYDKIQGDIELLMEDSAEALADREAFQNQYFSLVSSAREVRRQHSERRASVLQRTRWHASTGEIKLNQLVLIREKTQPPLHWLLGRIVKVFPGADGITRVAEIKTKKGNITRAFNNICPLPIEDDVSTRAGCSETSRT is encoded by the exons atggaCTCTAAACTTAAAGAATTAGTTAAGAAACGTGCAAGCTGTAAAGCTAAACTTACGCTTTTCagcaattatttaaatgtagtcCTTTCTTGTTCACGATTAAGTGATTTACAAGTAACAGAACTGGAAACCCGACTTGATAAAATGGATTTATTATACAATGACTATGATAAAATACAGGGGGATATCGAGCTGCTGATGGAGGACTCCGCCGAGGCATTGGCTGATCGCGAAGCCTTTCAAAACCAATACTTCTCCTTGGTGTCATCGGCGCGCGAGGTGCGACGTCAGCATAGCGAGCGAAGAGCCAGCGTGTTG CAGAGAACCAGATGGCATGCGTCCACAGGCGAAATTAAGCTGAATCAGTTAGTTCTGATCAGAGAGAAAACGCAACCACCACTACATTGGCTATTAGGCCGTATCGTCAAGGTGTTTCCTGGTGCTGACGGCATCACGAGGGTGGCGGAAATCAAAACCAAGAAGGGCAACATCACAAGGGCCTTCAACAACATATGTCCTTTACCTATTGAAGACGATGTTTCAACCCGGGCAGGATGTTCGGAAACCTCTAGAACATAG